From Selenomonas ruminantium AC2024, a single genomic window includes:
- a CDS encoding PSP1 domain-containing protein produces MQTIIGVRFKKAGKIYYFAPGNLDIKLGDKVIVETARGMECGETVIGPREESEDKIVPPLKVVHRIANESDIRRIAENKEKEKEAFGICEEKIAAHGLPMNLVEVEYTFDMNKIIFYFTADGRIDFRELVKDLAAVFRTRIELRQIGVRDEAKFMGGIGCCGRPLCCATFLGDFEPVSIRMAKDQNLSLNPTKISGICGRLMCCLKYENDCYCGDNCPHQQKKIMPPSQGSRVVSVEGEGKVISLNQQRRSATILLDSGRTIVAAWEDVIEKDEDDTSMAASMMAAYEEQESEAAEILAEDFGEGAENKHSDRGERRERRPRENRENRDNRREGGHRSHNSHNRSRDAGHRRGNRDNRPKNNKRGDKRSRDNRERH; encoded by the coding sequence ATGCAGACGATTATCGGTGTCCGCTTCAAGAAGGCGGGCAAGATTTATTATTTTGCGCCGGGCAATCTGGACATCAAGCTCGGTGATAAGGTTATTGTGGAGACGGCCCGGGGCATGGAATGCGGCGAGACTGTAATCGGCCCGCGGGAGGAGTCGGAGGACAAGATTGTTCCGCCGCTCAAGGTCGTGCACCGCATTGCCAATGAATCCGACATCCGCCGCATCGCGGAGAACAAGGAGAAGGAAAAGGAAGCCTTTGGCATCTGCGAGGAAAAAATCGCAGCCCATGGCCTGCCCATGAATCTGGTGGAGGTGGAATACACCTTCGACATGAACAAGATTATCTTCTACTTCACCGCTGACGGCCGTATCGACTTCCGCGAGCTCGTTAAGGATTTGGCGGCTGTGTTCCGCACCCGCATTGAACTGCGCCAGATTGGTGTCCGTGATGAGGCCAAGTTTATGGGCGGGATTGGCTGCTGCGGGCGGCCGCTTTGCTGTGCGACGTTCTTAGGCGACTTTGAGCCCGTGTCCATCCGCATGGCCAAGGACCAGAATCTCTCGCTCAATCCTACCAAGATTTCCGGTATCTGCGGCCGCCTTATGTGTTGCCTGAAATACGAAAACGACTGCTATTGCGGGGATAACTGCCCCCATCAGCAGAAAAAAATCATGCCGCCCTCCCAGGGCTCCCGTGTGGTGTCCGTGGAAGGCGAGGGCAAGGTCATCTCGCTGAACCAGCAGCGCCGCTCGGCCACCATCCTGCTCGATTCCGGCCGTACGATTGTGGCGGCCTGGGAAGATGTCATCGAAAAGGATGAGGACGATACCAGCATGGCCGCTTCCATGATGGCGGCTTACGAGGAACAGGAGTCTGAGGCCGCAGAGATTTTGGCTGAGGACTTTGGCGAAGGTGCAGAAAATAAACATTCCGACCGCGGCGAGCGGCGGGAGCGCCGTCCCCGTGAAAATCGGGAGAATCGGGATAACCGCCGTGAGGGCGGCCATCGTTCTCATAACAGCCATAACCGCAGCCGGGACGCAGGCCACCGCCGGGGGAACCGGGACAACCGCCCCAAGAACAACAAGCGCGGGGACAAGCGGAGCCGGGATAATCGGGAGCGCCACTGA
- the holB gene encoding DNA polymerase III subunit delta': MEIRWDSLTGHRAQVQELTALLQEGRLPHALLFTGAAGIGKKLCAQILAAAILCGHDHAPCGLCDNCRAMAAGTHPDYYELVPEVRGKSTRIIRIEEIREMQTVVSRSAVRAGRRVVLIDDADTMNEPAANSLLKTLEEPEGQVTFILIARDRSSLLDTIVSRCMPLAFGPLSHEEVRGELLKRQLPADEAEKLAFLADGSLGQALKLSQHGGLELRDNALAFLVALPSLNLSKLWEEAAAKGEMDRESLAEWVGYFHMLLRDMLLLYDDGGTALLYNGDLRGRLAELLPQFSKGKLFAMLRETRELLHRLQANVNLRLQMEGYFIRLMDCR, encoded by the coding sequence GTGGAAATTCGTTGGGACAGTTTGACAGGTCATAGGGCACAGGTTCAGGAGCTGACGGCTCTCCTGCAGGAGGGGCGCCTTCCCCATGCCCTGCTCTTTACCGGGGCGGCGGGGATTGGCAAGAAACTCTGTGCCCAGATTCTTGCGGCCGCTATTCTCTGTGGCCATGACCATGCTCCCTGCGGACTTTGCGACAACTGCCGGGCTATGGCGGCAGGCACTCACCCCGATTACTATGAGCTGGTGCCGGAGGTGCGGGGCAAGTCCACCCGCATCATACGCATTGAGGAAATCCGGGAGATGCAGACGGTGGTGTCCCGCTCCGCGGTGCGCGCCGGGCGCCGGGTGGTGCTCATTGATGATGCGGATACCATGAACGAGCCTGCGGCCAACAGCCTCTTAAAGACGCTGGAGGAACCGGAAGGGCAGGTAACCTTTATTCTCATAGCGCGTGACAGAAGCAGCCTTTTGGATACCATTGTGTCCCGTTGTATGCCGCTGGCCTTCGGGCCTCTTTCCCATGAGGAAGTTCGGGGCGAGTTGCTGAAACGGCAGCTGCCCGCAGACGAAGCGGAAAAACTGGCTTTTCTGGCCGATGGCAGCTTAGGGCAGGCTCTGAAGCTTTCCCAGCATGGCGGGCTGGAACTGCGGGATAATGCGCTTGCGTTCCTGGTGGCTTTGCCCTCCCTTAACCTGTCAAAATTATGGGAGGAAGCGGCGGCCAAAGGGGAAATGGATAGAGAGAGTCTGGCCGAATGGGTGGGCTACTTTCATATGTTGCTGCGGGATATGCTGCTGCTCTACGACGACGGTGGCACAGCCCTGCTTTATAACGGCGATTTGCGGGGGCGGCTGGCAGAACTTTTGCCGCAGTTTTCCAAGGGAAAGCTCTTTGCCATGCTTCGGGAGACCCGCGAACTGCTGCACCGCCTGCAGGCCAATGTGAATTTGCGCCTGCAGATGGAAGGTTATTTTATTCGCTTAATGGACTGCCGCTAG
- a CDS encoding YaaR family protein, which yields MGREERVESGDTEFSMELLEQEDSLSTEQLDKLLKQIDEQGARLSKTPTYDELKSYRTLIKNFVGEAVNRMYELHSQAGWDRMGRQKVYTTVRKIDKKLEEMAEKIRLGQSDQLDIVASHDAIRGMLVDLYM from the coding sequence ATGGGCCGGGAAGAGCGGGTGGAAAGCGGGGATACGGAATTTTCCATGGAGCTTTTAGAGCAGGAGGACAGCCTCTCAACGGAGCAGCTGGACAAACTCTTGAAGCAGATTGACGAGCAAGGGGCAAGGCTTTCCAAGACCCCTACTTATGATGAGCTGAAATCCTACCGCACATTAATCAAGAACTTCGTGGGAGAAGCGGTGAACCGCATGTACGAGCTCCATAGCCAGGCCGGCTGGGATAGAATGGGGCGGCAGAAGGTCTATACGACTGTGCGGAAAATCGACAAGAAGCTGGAAGAAATGGCGGAGAAAATCCGTTTGGGACAGTCTGACCAGCTCGACATCGTGGCCAGCCATGATGCCATCCGTGGGATGCTGGTGGATTTGTATATGTGA
- a CDS encoding 3D domain-containing protein, translating into MCCTAVPAAASILVKQGSTGEAVRHVQELLIEQGFLESAADGDCGPLTVAAIKKFQKARGLTVDGICGDGTYYYLSGGKTYERKETPAKTRTKAHAVHHEGDSIPTGHAMYVSASGYSAYDPGNSKHTASGTLVRHGVIAVDPNMIPLGTRVFIPGYGEAVAEDIGGSIKGHRIDVAFDSHEEALAFGRRDLEIIIIEET; encoded by the coding sequence ATGTGTTGTACGGCAGTCCCTGCGGCTGCCTCGATATTGGTAAAGCAAGGTTCCACAGGCGAGGCTGTGCGCCACGTACAGGAACTTTTGATTGAGCAGGGCTTCCTCGAAAGTGCGGCGGATGGCGATTGCGGCCCGCTGACGGTGGCAGCCATCAAAAAATTCCAGAAAGCCCGTGGTCTGACCGTGGACGGTATCTGCGGTGATGGCACCTATTATTATCTTTCCGGCGGCAAGACCTACGAAAGAAAGGAAACTCCGGCAAAGACGCGTACCAAGGCCCATGCGGTTCATCACGAGGGAGATTCCATTCCCACCGGCCATGCCATGTATGTGTCGGCTTCGGGTTACAGTGCCTACGACCCGGGCAACAGCAAACATACTGCCAGCGGCACCCTCGTGCGTCATGGTGTCATTGCCGTGGACCCCAACATGATTCCCTTGGGCACCCGCGTGTTCATTCCCGGTTACGGTGAGGCCGTGGCCGAAGATATCGGCGGCTCCATCAAGGGACACCGCATCGACGTGGCCTTTGACAGTCACGAAGAAGCCCTGGCTTTCGGACGGCGGGATTTGGAAATCATCATCATTGAAGAAACCTAA
- a CDS encoding IS3 family transposase (programmed frameshift): MAKYSAEFKCKVVQEYLNGDIGYTALTKKYEIPAKRLIQEWVGKYRAMGKDGLQRSRKKEIYSFQFKVNAVELYLSTESSYQELALRLNLKSAGLLANWVRRYRAVGIEGLKPQRKGRRPKVPDKASITPECNINQDEKLKQLEEENLKLRIEVAYLKELRRLRLEQEAQKRKQGSPTVSEDPFKLKDILAVIKLPKATYMYWQQRFDRQNPDAELESKIKAIRQNNKDFGYRRIWGKLRKEGLLVNRKKVQRLVQKLGLQVKAFSHKSRKYSSYKGTVGRIAPNRLRRRFDTCIPHQKITTDTTEFKYYEMDTNGNILTRKAYLDPFLDLYNREIISFSITKRPSSQGIMSALDKAIAITCDCPYRRTFHSDQGWAYQMGSYVGRLKEERIFQSMSRKGTCLDNSVMENFFGLLKQEIYYGHTYHSFEELERAIRHYITYYNKHRIKAKLGWLSPVDYRLRHAAA, from the exons ATGGCAAAATATAGTGCAGAATTTAAATGTAAAGTAGTCCAAGAGTATTTGAACGGGGATATAGGTTATACTGCCTTAACAAAAAAATATGAAATCCCTGCCAAAAGACTCATTCAAGAGTGGGTAGGGAAATATCGAGCAATGGGGAAAGATGGCCTTCAACGTTCAAGGAAAAAAGAAATCTATTCTTTCCAATTCAAGGTAAATGCTGTAGAGTTATATTTAAGTACAGAGAGTTCTTACCAAGAATTGGCACTTCGACTAAATTTGAAATCTGCGGGCCTTTTAGCTAACTGGGTTCGACGCTATCGTGCTGTTGGTATAGAAGGTCTCAAACCGCAACGGAAAGGCAGGCGGCCAAAGGTGCCAGATAAAGCCAGTATTACACCAGAATGCAATATAAATCAAGATGAGAAGCTTAAACAGCTGGAAGAAGAAAATCTCAAGCTTCGTATTGAGGTGGCTTATTTAAAAGAACTGAGGAGATTGCGCCTGGAGCAAGAGGCGCAGAAGCGAAAGCAAGGATCGCCCACAGTCTCCGAGGATC CATTCAAATTAAAAGACATCCTTGCAGTTATAAAACTCCCTAAAGCCACTTACATGTATTGGCAACAGCGATTCGACCGCCAAAATCCGGATGCTGAGTTAGAATCAAAAATCAAAGCTATTCGGCAAAACAACAAGGACTTTGGTTATCGTCGAATCTGGGGTAAGCTCCGCAAAGAGGGCCTTTTAGTCAATCGCAAGAAGGTTCAGCGACTTGTCCAGAAATTAGGGCTACAGGTAAAAGCTTTCTCTCACAAGAGCCGCAAGTACAGTTCCTACAAAGGTACTGTTGGGCGTATTGCACCCAATCGGCTGCGTCGCCGCTTCGATACATGTATCCCACATCAAAAAATCACCACAGATACCACTGAATTTAAGTATTATGAAATGGACACCAACGGGAATATTCTTACACGCAAGGCATATCTAGACCCGTTCCTTGACCTTTATAATCGTGAAATCATTAGCTTTAGTATCACCAAACGGCCATCATCACAAGGCATTATGTCTGCTTTGGATAAGGCAATTGCCATTACCTGCGACTGCCCTTATCGTCGAACGTTCCATTCCGACCAGGGATGGGCTTACCAAATGGGCAGCTATGTAGGCCGATTAAAGGAAGAACGAATTTTTCAAAGTATGTCTCGCAAAGGCACCTGTCTGGATAATAGCGTGATGGAAAATTTCTTTGGCCTGCTAAAACAGGAAATCTATTATGGGCATACCTATCACAGCTTCGAAGAACTTGAACGAGCTATACGGCATTACATCACATACTACAATAAGCACAGAATCAAAGCTAAGCTGGGGTGGCTCAGCCCAGTAGATTACCGATTACGTCATGCCGCAGCGTAA